Proteins encoded within one genomic window of Sminthopsis crassicaudata isolate SCR6 chromosome X, ASM4859323v1, whole genome shotgun sequence:
- the CXXC1 gene encoding CXXC-type zinc finger protein 1 isoform X9: MEESEFSDPEPEAAGEAEEETKSDNGENAPIYCVCRKPDINCFMIGCDNCNEWFHGDCIKITEKMAKAIREWYCMDCREKDPKLEIRYRHKKPGREREGEHEGESRDDASTPRRKAGPDLLVDPMPSGSMSMGKGFSSPHKAPPPPPGPVREVHSQQIKRSARMCGECEACRRTEDCGHCDFCRDMKKFGGPNKIRQKCRLRQCQLRARESYKYFPSSVSLASAVKLLRTREEHFQMLKEPPEAVATPEALSDEDLPLDPELYQDFCAGAFDDHTLPWLSDPEDAPFLDPALRKRAVKVKHVKRREKKSEKKEEKYKRHRQKQRHKDKWKHPERPDVKDPASLPQCLGPSCVQPAQPGSKYCSDDCGMKLAANRIYEILPQRIQQWQQSPCIAEEHGKKLLERIRREQQGARMRLQDMERRFHELEAVILRAKQQVVREDEESNEGDSEDTDLQIFCVSCGHPINPKVALRHMERCYAKYESQTSFGSMYPTRIEGATRLFCDVYNPQSKTYCKRLQVLCPEHSRDPKVPADEVCGCPLVRDVFELTGDFCRLPKRQCNRHYCWEKLRRAEVDLERVRVWYKLDELFEQERNVRMAMTNRAGLLALMLHQTIQHDPLTTDLRTNADR; this comes from the exons GAGGAGAGTGAGTTTTCGGACCCAGAGCCAGAGGCTGCCGGAGaggcagaggaagaaactaagtcGGATAATGGAGAGAATGCACCCATCTACTGTGTTTGCCGGAAGCCTGATATCAACTGCTTCATGAT CGGCTGTGACAACTGTAATGAGTGGTTTCATGGTGACTGCATCAAGATCACAGAGAAGATGGCAAAGGCCATCCGGGAGTGGTACTGCATGGATTGCCGCG AAAAGGACCCGAAGTTGGAGATCAGATACCGCCACAAAAAACCGGGCCGTGAGCGTGAGGGGGAGCACGAGGGCGAATCCAGGGATGATGCGAGCACCCCACGGAGGAAGGCTGGTCCCGATCTCCTTGTAGATCCCATGCCAAGTGGATCCATGTCCATGGGCAAGGGCTTCAGTTCTCCTCATAaggcccctcctcccccacctggGCCTGTCCGGGAGGTGCATAGTCAG CAGATAAAACGGTCGGCTCGAATGTGTGGGGAGTGCGAGGCCTGCCGACGGACTGAGGACTGCGGCCACTGTGACTTCTGCCGGGACATGAAGAAATTTGGGGGCCCCAACAAAATCCGACAGAAGTGCCGCCTGCGTCAGTGCCAGCTGCGGGCCCGG GAATCCTATAAGTATTTCCCTTCCTCGGTGAGTCTGGCATCAGCCGTG AAACTTCTCCGGACACGGGAAGAACATTTCCAGATGTTAAAGGAGCCACCAGAGGCTGTGGCCACACCTGAGGCACTCTCTGATGAGGACCTGCCTCTGGATCCCGAGCTCTATCAGGATTTCTGTGCTGGCGCTTTTGATGACCATACTTTG CCGTGGTTGAGTGACCCTGAGGATGCCCCTTTCCTGGACCCAGCTCTTCGGAAACGCGCAGTGAAAGTGAAACATGTCAAGCGACGGGAGAAGAAGTCGGAGAAGAAG GAAGAGAAGTATAAACGTCATCGGCAGAAACAGAGGCACAAAGATAAGTGGAAACATCCTGAACGCCCAGATGTCAAGGACCCGGCCTCCTTGCCCCAGTGCCTGGGCCCCAGCTGTGTCCAGCCTGCCCAGCCAGGCTCCAAGTACTGCTCTGATGACTGTGGCATGAAGCTGGCTGCCAA TCGAATCTATGAGATACTACCCCAGAGAATTCAGCAGTGGCAGCAGAGCCCATGTATTGCGGAAGAACATGGGAAGAAGCTTCTGGAGCGCATCCGAAGGGAGCAGCAGGGGGCTCGGATGCGTCTGCAAGATATGGAACGGCGCTTTCACGAGCTGGAGGCTGTCATTCTCAGGGCCAAGCAGCAGGTGGTTCGGGAGGACGAGGAG AGTAATGAGGGAGACAGTGAAGACACAGATCTGCAGATCTTTTGTGTCTCCTGTGGCCATCCCATCAACCCCAAGGTAGCATTGAGGCACATGGAGCGTTGCTATGCCAAG TACGAGAGCCAGACATCCTTCGGATCCATGTACCCCACCAGAATTGAGGG GGCCACTCGACTCTTCTGTGACGTTTACAACCCACAGAGTAAGACATATTGCAAACGCCTGCAGGTATTATGCCCTGAGCACTCCAGGGACCCTAAG GTGCCAGCCGATGAAGTGTGTGGCTGCCCCCTGGTACGGGATGTGTTTGAGCTGACCGGGGACTTCTGTCGCCTGCCCAAACGACAGTGCAATCGGCACTACTGCTGGGAGAAGCTTCGGAGAGCTGAGGTGGACCTGGAGCGAGTGCGAGTG TGGTACAAGCTGGATGAGCTGTTTGAGCAGGAGCGAAATGTTCGAATGGCTATGACCAACCGGGCCGGCCTGCTGGCGCTGATGCTGCACCAGACCATCCAGCACGACCCCCTCACCACCGACCTGCGGACCAACGCCGACCGCTGA
- the CXXC1 gene encoding CXXC-type zinc finger protein 1 isoform X10 — MEESEFSDPEPEAAGEAEEETKSDNGENAPIYCVCRKPDINCFMIGCDNCNEWFHGDCIKITEKMAKAIREWYCMDCREKDPKLEIRYRHKKPGREREGEHEGESRDDASTPRRKAGPDLLVDPMPSGSMSMGKGFSSPHKAPPPPPGPVREVHSQQIKRSARMCGECEACRRTEDCGHCDFCRDMKKFGGPNKIRQKCRLRQCQLRARESYKYFPSSKLLRTREEHFQMLKEPPEAVATPEALSDEDLPLDPELYQDFCAGAFDDHTLPWLSDPEDAPFLDPALRKRAVKVKHVKRREKKSEKKKEEKYKRHRQKQRHKDKWKHPERPDVKDPASLPQCLGPSCVQPAQPGSKYCSDDCGMKLAANRIYEILPQRIQQWQQSPCIAEEHGKKLLERIRREQQGARMRLQDMERRFHELEAVILRAKQQVVREDEESNEGDSEDTDLQIFCVSCGHPINPKVALRHMERCYAKYESQTSFGSMYPTRIEGATRLFCDVYNPQSKTYCKRLQVLCPEHSRDPKVPADEVCGCPLVRDVFELTGDFCRLPKRQCNRHYCWEKLRRAEVDLERVRVWYKLDELFEQERNVRMAMTNRAGLLALMLHQTIQHDPLTTDLRTNADR, encoded by the exons GAGGAGAGTGAGTTTTCGGACCCAGAGCCAGAGGCTGCCGGAGaggcagaggaagaaactaagtcGGATAATGGAGAGAATGCACCCATCTACTGTGTTTGCCGGAAGCCTGATATCAACTGCTTCATGAT CGGCTGTGACAACTGTAATGAGTGGTTTCATGGTGACTGCATCAAGATCACAGAGAAGATGGCAAAGGCCATCCGGGAGTGGTACTGCATGGATTGCCGCG AAAAGGACCCGAAGTTGGAGATCAGATACCGCCACAAAAAACCGGGCCGTGAGCGTGAGGGGGAGCACGAGGGCGAATCCAGGGATGATGCGAGCACCCCACGGAGGAAGGCTGGTCCCGATCTCCTTGTAGATCCCATGCCAAGTGGATCCATGTCCATGGGCAAGGGCTTCAGTTCTCCTCATAaggcccctcctcccccacctggGCCTGTCCGGGAGGTGCATAGTCAG CAGATAAAACGGTCGGCTCGAATGTGTGGGGAGTGCGAGGCCTGCCGACGGACTGAGGACTGCGGCCACTGTGACTTCTGCCGGGACATGAAGAAATTTGGGGGCCCCAACAAAATCCGACAGAAGTGCCGCCTGCGTCAGTGCCAGCTGCGGGCCCGG GAATCCTATAAGTATTTCCCTTCCTCG AAACTTCTCCGGACACGGGAAGAACATTTCCAGATGTTAAAGGAGCCACCAGAGGCTGTGGCCACACCTGAGGCACTCTCTGATGAGGACCTGCCTCTGGATCCCGAGCTCTATCAGGATTTCTGTGCTGGCGCTTTTGATGACCATACTTTG CCGTGGTTGAGTGACCCTGAGGATGCCCCTTTCCTGGACCCAGCTCTTCGGAAACGCGCAGTGAAAGTGAAACATGTCAAGCGACGGGAGAAGAAGTCGGAGAAGAAG AAGGAAGAGAAGTATAAACGTCATCGGCAGAAACAGAGGCACAAAGATAAGTGGAAACATCCTGAACGCCCAGATGTCAAGGACCCGGCCTCCTTGCCCCAGTGCCTGGGCCCCAGCTGTGTCCAGCCTGCCCAGCCAGGCTCCAAGTACTGCTCTGATGACTGTGGCATGAAGCTGGCTGCCAA TCGAATCTATGAGATACTACCCCAGAGAATTCAGCAGTGGCAGCAGAGCCCATGTATTGCGGAAGAACATGGGAAGAAGCTTCTGGAGCGCATCCGAAGGGAGCAGCAGGGGGCTCGGATGCGTCTGCAAGATATGGAACGGCGCTTTCACGAGCTGGAGGCTGTCATTCTCAGGGCCAAGCAGCAGGTGGTTCGGGAGGACGAGGAG AGTAATGAGGGAGACAGTGAAGACACAGATCTGCAGATCTTTTGTGTCTCCTGTGGCCATCCCATCAACCCCAAGGTAGCATTGAGGCACATGGAGCGTTGCTATGCCAAG TACGAGAGCCAGACATCCTTCGGATCCATGTACCCCACCAGAATTGAGGG GGCCACTCGACTCTTCTGTGACGTTTACAACCCACAGAGTAAGACATATTGCAAACGCCTGCAGGTATTATGCCCTGAGCACTCCAGGGACCCTAAG GTGCCAGCCGATGAAGTGTGTGGCTGCCCCCTGGTACGGGATGTGTTTGAGCTGACCGGGGACTTCTGTCGCCTGCCCAAACGACAGTGCAATCGGCACTACTGCTGGGAGAAGCTTCGGAGAGCTGAGGTGGACCTGGAGCGAGTGCGAGTG TGGTACAAGCTGGATGAGCTGTTTGAGCAGGAGCGAAATGTTCGAATGGCTATGACCAACCGGGCCGGCCTGCTGGCGCTGATGCTGCACCAGACCATCCAGCACGACCCCCTCACCACCGACCTGCGGACCAACGCCGACCGCTGA